A genomic window from Brassica oleracea var. oleracea cultivar TO1000 chromosome C8, BOL, whole genome shotgun sequence includes:
- the LOC106310288 gene encoding pentatricopeptide repeat-containing protein At1g02370, mitochondrial-like has translation MASLQLWKKIAAPLSSNGRMWKMACTTPFSSGAESSGSIKPEKVKVEKMKVFQKLKSLRVETIDLIIREEEKKGVFVDQEDLFRWAKLLKNHKPENSLEIFRWMDKKKMVFSPSQLELFVDLLGELKGAEAALAYFDKVEPNFDEMDAEAKNRPAYLKLLYWFRVKEESQTSGARTHVLKFPKCDDNWNVLK, from the exons ATGGCTTCTCTTCAGCTCTGGAAGAAAATCGCTGCACCGCTATCTTCGAACGGTCGTATGTGGAAGATGGCTTGCACAACGCCGTTTTCATCTGGCGCTGAGAGCTCTGGTTCGATAAAGCCAGAGAAAGTGAAAGTGGAGAAGATGAAGGTGTTTCAGAAGCTGAAGTCTCTTAGGGTTGAGACCATAGATCTCATCATAAGGGAAGAAGAGAAGAAGGGCGTTTTTGTAGATCAGGAGGATCTTTTCAGGTGGGCCAAACTTCTTAAGAACCACAAGCCTGAAAACTCCCTTGAG ATCTTTAGGTGGATGGATAAAAAGAAGATGGTGTTTTCTCCCTCCCAACTTGAGCTTTTTGTGGATCTTCTGGGCGAGCTTAAAGGAGCAGAAGCGGCTTTAGCCTACTTTGACAAAGTAGAGCCAAATTTCGATGAGATGGACGCTGAAGCCAAAAACCGCCCTGCTTACTTGAAGCTCTTGTATTGGTTCCGGGTTAAAGAAGAGAGTCAGACTTCGGGGGCAAGAACACATGTTCTCAAGTTCCCTAAGTGTGATGATAATTGGAATGTTCTCAAGTGA
- the LOC106307173 gene encoding conserved oligomeric Golgi complex subunit 3-like, translating to MAASSSSVPRSGAVSKGYNFASTWEQSAPLTEEQQAAIVSLSHAVAERPFPANLVHENVHRPENGLSVSVEDTHFGDSGEIEAVLVNTNQFYKWFTDLESAMKSETEEKYRHYVDTLTDRIQTCDDILHQVDETLDLFNELQLQHQAVTTKTKTLHDACDRLLMEKQKLMEFAEALRSKLNYFDELENISSNFYSPNMNVSNSNFLPLLKRLDECISYIESNPQYAESSVYLLKFRQLQSRALGMIRTYILAVLKTAASQVQAAFRGTDGNKASVSEGVEASVIYVRFKAAASELKPVLEEIESRSARKEYVQILAECHRLYCEQRLSLVKGIVHQRVSDFSKKEALPSLTRSGCAYLMQVCQMEYQLFTHFFPASSEEVSSLAPLVDPLSTYLYDILRPKLIHEANIDLLCELVHILKVEVLGEQSARQSEPLAGLQPTLQRILADVNERLTFRARTYIRDEIANYIPSYEDLDYPAKLEGSPNTTSDTNLGDDENADVFKTWYPPLEKTLSCLSKLYRCLEPTVFTGLAQEAVEVCSLSIQKASKLVIKRSTTMDGQLFLIKHLLILREQIAPFDIEFSVTHKELDFSHLLEHLRRILRGQASLFDWSRSTSLARTLSPRVLESQIDAKKELEKCLKTTCEEFIMSVTKLVVDPMLSFVTKVTAIKVSLSSGTQNQKVDSVMAKPLKEQAFATPDKVAELVQKVYAAIQQELLPILAKMKLYLQNPSTRTILFKPIKTNIVEAHTQVESLLKAEYSAEEQANINMISIQDLQTQLDNLL from the exons ATGGCGGCATCGTCTTCAAGCGTTCCCAGATCTGGAGCCGTCTCCAAAGGCTACAATTTCGCTTCCACTTGGGAACAG AGCGCTCCTTTGACAGAGGAGCAGCAAGCAGCGATCGTTTCTTTATCTCACGCAGTCGCTGAGCGGCCGTTTCCTGCTAATCTC GTGCATGAGAATGTTCATCGACCTGAGAATGGCTTATCTGTCTCGGTAGAGGACACACACTTCGGAGATTCTGGAGAAATTGAGGCTGTTTTGGTTAATACGAATCAG TTCTACAAGTGGTTTACTGATCTTGAATCAGCGATGAAGTCTGAG ACAGAGGAAAAGTATCGGCACTATGTCGATACTTTAACTGACCGCATCCAGACTTGTGATGATATACTTCACCAG GTTGATGAAACGCTCGACCTATTTAATGAACTACAGCTTCAGCATCAAGCAGTAACGACAAAGACTAAAACTCTTCATGATGCATGCGACCGACTG TTAATGGAGAAGCAGAAATTGATGGAGTTTGCAGAAGCACTAAGGAGTAAGCTCAACTATTTTGATGAATTGGAGAAT ATATCATCCAACTTTTACTCTCCAAATATGAATGTATCAAACTCTAACTTTCTCCCACTACTGAAACGGCTTGATGAGTGCATATC GTACATCGAAAGTAATCCACAATATGCGGAGTCGAGTGTTTATTTGCTCAAATTTCGTCAACTGCAG TCACGCGCCTTGGGCATGATTCGAACTTACATCCTTGCAGTGCTCAAAACTGCTGCTTCCCAG GTTCAGGCAGCATTTCGCGGGACAGATGGAAACAAAGCATCTGTCTCGGAGGGTGTCGAGGCATCTGTTATATATGTTCGCTTTAAGGCTGCTGCAAGTGAG CTTAAACCTGTATTGGAGGAAATCGAGAGTAGGTCAGCAAGAAAGGAATATGTTCAAATTCTTGCAGAATGCCACAGACTATACTGTGAACAACGGCTTTCTCTT GTCAAAGGCATAGTTCACCAACGAGTATCTGATTTTTCCAAGAAGGAGGCATTGCCATCTTTGACAAGATCTGGTTGTGCATATCTGATGCAG GTTTGTCAAATGGAGTATCAACTGTTTACTCATTTCTTTCCAGCATCATCAGAAGAAGTTTCGAGTCTGGCACCTCTAGTGGATCCTTT GTCTACGTACTTATATGACATTTTACGCCCAAAACTGATCCACGAGGCAAATATTGACCTTCTCTGTGAGCTTGTTCATATCCTTAAAGTTGAAGTCTTGGGAGAGCAGTCCGCTAGACAGAGTGAACCCCTGGCTGGACTGCAGCCTACACTACAAAGAATTTTAGCCGATGTTAACGAGAGATTGACTTTTCGTGCCAGAACATATATTCGAGATGAG ATTGCAAATTATATTCCCTCGTACGAAGATCTGGATTACCCTGCAAAGCTGGAGGGATCTCCTAATACAACATCTGATACCAATCTCGGG GATGATGAAAACGCTGATGTGTTTAAGACTTGGTATCCACCTCTGGAGAAGACTCTCTCTTGTCTATCTAAACTATATCGTTGCTTGGAGCCTACAGTCTTCACTGGGTTAGCACAG GAAGCTGTAGAAGTTTGCTCTCTGTCAATTCAA AAAGCCAGCAAGCTTGTTATTAAGCGATCAACTACAATGGATGGTCAGCTGTTCCTTATCAAGCATCTCCTTATCTTGAGGGAACAG ATTGCGCCTTTTGACATAGAATTTTCAGTCACCCACAAAGAGCTTGATTTCTCCCATTTACTG GAACACTTGAGGAGGATACTTAGAGGTCAAGCTTCACTTTTTGACTGGTCTAGGTCAACCTCCCTAGCAAGGACCCTTTCACCTCGAGTTTTGGAGAGCCAAATAGATGCCAAGAAG GAACTAGAAAAATGTCTTAAGACAACTTGTGAGGAGTTTATCATGTCAGTCACTAAGCTAGTTGTGGATCCTATGCTTTCATTCGTAACCAAG GTGACAGCCATAAAAGTTTCTCTATCCAGTGGAACTCAGAATCAAAAAGTTGACTCTGTCATGGCTAAGCCGCTAAAGGAACAAGCTTTCGCTACTCCAGATAAGGTGGCTGAACTTGTTCAGAAG GTATATGCTGCAATACAACAAGAGCTGCTTCCGATTTTAGCAAAAATGAAACTCTACCTACAGAATCCATCAACAAGGACCATACTTTTCAAGCCGATCAA GACAAATATAGTGGAAGCTCATACACAAGTGGAGTCTTTGCTGAAAGCCGAGTACTCAGCAGAAGAACAAGCCAACATCAATATGATATCCATTCAGGATCTGCAAACCCAACTCGACAATTTGCTTTAA
- the LOC106312345 gene encoding cyclin-dependent kinase 17-like, translating to MTDKSSVDGILEFLKKNRFSKAEEALRNELNNNNPSDLNRFLENLNLEDKDSSKGSKPKAASNQGSRDSQVPKELIVKEIDCGTGNNGSVIKWENDEKASKKVISREMSFTFSEHSGDAEFTTSGKGTLDPYRSTDDVSSSSLVDPYALEQSRHIDKKIVETGEDIVFFGNKTTSWSGNTTSKGNSGSKVNEIDRPIEKSYSTRLRTEDVADTTSENMKESSVKTSRGDDASTSYSHQVTSSDKRDGKKKAAADVNDVRAAIKEQESEVARALFFGKTQSTFDDKNVSSLGFPLVYDARKEEFPRLPPVKLKSEDNPLSLYCEEKFERDGSGSRPISDGESLLIGSYLDVPIGQEISSSGGKKSAGGNWLSVSQGIAEDVDASDLVSGFATIGDGMSESVDYRNEYWDSDEYEDDDDIGYVRQPIEDETWFLSHEIDYPSDHEKATTRGSPGHATKDEDDEQSYAEEASSYISGEQYPLAKVVEPVSSESDRRLTVSEIYPASKKDELISQYIGELVDEEVLDSISDEPVWQGFEAKKSVNVVHDDQHDSVRSIGVGINSDAADFGSEVRESLAGGSSEGDFEYPRDHHDAVSSSSSRFKRVYSESDKKHIDVPNKDKQKASEEDSGGSFHVKKTQTDGVFEFGNKKTVIRDTLTATDDMVATWRRKSSDTSSSSVKEDNAKSRNSSSPSSLSNYACGERKRADKEDDGSESEDDNATALDDEEAVAVQEQIRQIKAQEEEFETFNLKIVHRKNRTGFEEEKNFHVVLNSVIAGRYHVTEYLGSAAFSKAIQAHDLQTGMDVCIKIIKNNKDFFDQSLDEIKLLKYVNKHDPADKYHLLRLYDYFYYREHLLIVCELLKANLYEFHKFNRESGGEVYFTMPRLQSITIQCLEALQFLHGLGLIHCDLKPENILVKSYSRCEIKVIDLGSSCFETDHLCSYVQSRSYRAPEVILGLPYDKKIDVWSLGCILAELCTGNVLFQNDSPASLLARVMGIIGSIDQEMLRKGRDSHKYFTKNRMLYERNQESSRLEYLIPKRTSLRHRLPMGDQGFTDFVAHLLEINPKKRPSASEALKHPWLSYPYELIST from the exons ATGACGGACAAAAGCTCTGTTGATGGGATCCTAGAGTTTCTCAAGAAGAATCGTTTCTCTAAAGCAGAGGAAGCTCTGCGTAATGAGCTCAACAACAACAACCCTTCTGACTTGAATAGGTTTCTTGAGAATCTTAACCTTGAGGACAAAGATTCAAGTAAAGGTTCAAAACCAAAGGCTGCCAGTAATCAAGGTTCTCGAGATAGTCAAGTCCCCAAGGAGCTGATTGTGAAAGAGATTGACTGTGGGACTGGCAATAATGGGTCTGTAATCAAATGGGAGAATGATGAGAAAGCTAGCAAGAAGGTTATATCAAGGGAGATGAGCTTCACGTTCTCTGAACATTCAGGTGATGCTGAATTTACTACTTCAGGTAAGGGTACCTTAGACCCTTATCGAAGCACTGATGATGTTAGTAGTAGCAGTTTGGTGGATCCATATGCATTGGAACAGTCGAGGCATATTGATAAGAAAATCGTGGAAACTGGTGAAGATATCGTTTTCTTTGGCAATAAGACTACTTCATGGTCTGGAAACACTACTAGTAAAGGGAACTCCGGATCCAAAGTAAATGAGATTGATAGGCCGATTGAAAAAAGCTATAGCACTCGCTTAAGAACTGAAGATGTGGCAGATACAACCTCAGAGAACATGAAAGAGAGTTCTGTGAAGACTTCGAGAGGCGATGATGCCTCAACTAGTTACAGTCATCAGGTCACCAGCTCGGACAAAAGAGACGGAAAGAAAAAGGCGGCAGCAGACGTTAATGATGTGAGGGCGGCGATCAAGGAGCAGGAGAGTGAGGTGGCGAGAGCTTTGTTCTTTGGTAAAACTCAGTCTACTTTTGATGACAAGAATGTGAGCAGCTTAGGTTTTCCGCTTGTTTATGATGCAAGGAAGGAAGAGTTTCCTAGACTGCCTCCTGTTAAGCTCAAGTCTGAAGACAATCCTCTGAGTCTTTACTGTGAAGAGAAGTTTGAGCGTGATGGTTCAGGTTCAAGGCCGATCAGTGATGGAGAGTCTCTTCTCATTGGCTCGTACCTTGATGTTCCCATTGGACAAGAAATCAGCTCATCAG GTGGGAAAAAATCTGCTGGGGGAAACTGGCTTTCAGTAAGTCAGGGAATAGCAGAGGATGTAGATGCATCAGATCTTGTTTCTGGCTTCGCTACCATCGGTGATGGCATGAGTGAATCTGTTGATTACCGTAATGAATACTGGGACTCCGATGAGTATGAGGATGATGACGACATTGGTTATGTCAGACAACCTATTGAGGATGAGACATGGTTCCTTTCCCATGAAATTGACTATCCAAGTGATCATGAGAAAGCAACCACCCGCGGAAGTCCTGGTCATGCAACCAAAGACGAGGATGATGAACAGTCTTACGCAGAGGAGGCTTCTTCTTATATATCCGGCGAACAGTATCCTCTAGCCAAAGTTGTTGAACCTGTTTCTTCGGAAAGTGACCGAAGGCTTACTGTCTCAGAGATCTATCCAGCTAGCAAGAAGGATGAGTTGATATCTCAGTATATTGGGGAGCTGGTGGATGAGGAGGTGCTCGATTCGATAAGTGATGAGCCTGTTTGGCAAGGGTTTGAAGCTAAGAAAAGCGTGAATGTTGTTCATGATGATCAGCATGATTCAGTCAGGTCCATTGGTGTGGGTATTAATAGCGACGCAGCTGATTTCGGCAGCGAAGTACGTGAAAGTTTGGCTGGAGGAAGCAGCGAGGGAGATTTTGAGTACCCTCGTGATCATCATGATGCTGTATCATCATCATCATCAAGGTTTAAACGGGTTTACTCTGAGTCGGATAAGAAACACATTGATGTACCGAACAAAGATAAACAGAAAGCAAGTGAAGAAGACTCAGGGGGAAGTTTCCATGTGAAGAAGACTCAAACCGATGGAGTTTTTGAGTTTGGCAATAAAAAAACGGTAATTAGAGATACTTTAACAGCTACTGATGATATGGTTGCTACTTGGAGACGGAAAAGCAGTGATACGTCAAGTTCTTCGGTGAAAGAAGATAATGCAAAATCTAGAAACTCGTCATCTCCCTCGTCTCTGTCAAATTATGCTTGCGGAGAAAGAAAGCGTGCTGATAAAGAAGATGATGGCAGTGAGAGTGAAGATGACAATGCGACAGCACTTGATGACGAAGAGGCAGTGGCTGTACAAGAGCAAATTAGACAAATTAAGGCACAAGAGGAGGAGTTTGAAACCTTTAACCTCAAGATTGTGCATAGGAAAAACAG AACTGGTTTTGAAGAGGAAAAGAACTTTCACGTGGTTTTAAATTCGGTCATTGCTGGGCGTTACCATGTGACTGAGTACCTTGGATCAGCAGCCTTCAGTAAAGCCATACAAGCGCATGACTTACAGACAGGAATGGACGTTTGTATAAAAATCATAAAGAACAACAAAGACTTCTTTGACCAGAGTCTTGACGAGATTAAACTTTTGAAGTATGTCAATAAGCATGATCCTGCTGACAAATACCATCTTCTCCGGTTGTATGATTACTTTTATTACCGA GAGCATTTGCTAATTGTATGTGAACTACTTAAGGCAAACCTATACGAGTTCCACAAATTTAACAGAGAATCAGGTGGTGAAGTCTATTTCACAATGCCACGATTGCAG TCAATCACGATCCAATGCCTTGAAGCACTTCAGTTTCTACATGGGCTCGGACTTATACACTGTGATTTGAAGCCTGAGAACATATTGGTGAAAAGCTACAGCAGATGTGAAATAAAAGTCATTGACCTCGGAAGCAGCTGTTTCGAGACTGATCACCTATGCTCCTATGTCCAGTCGAGGTCGTATAGAGCACCAGAAGTCATTTTGGGACTTCCTTATGATAAGAAGATAGACGTGTGGTCTCTTGGGTGCATATTGGCTGAACTATGTACGGGGAAC GTTCTTTTCCAGAATGATTCTCCAGCGAGTTTGCTTGCAAGGGTTATGGGAATCATAGGATCTATAGATCAGGAAATGCTTAGGAAAGGGCGTGATTCCCACAAATACTTTACGAAAAACAGAATGCTATACGAGCGGAACCAG GAAAGCAGCAGATTAGAGTACCTGATACCTAAAAGAACATCGTTGAGACATAGGCTACCAATGGGAGACCAAGGATTCACAGACTTTGTGGCTCATCTTCTTGAGATAAACCCAAAGAAGCGTCCTTCTGCGTCAGAGGCTCTCAAGCACCCTTGGCTTTCATACCCATACGAGCTAATCTCTACTTAA
- the LOC106307377 gene encoding monoglyceride lipase-like, with translation MAVETMSMGTDHSSALILTSGASGRVRALFSMRELKRLFTIIHSLILFLLLPFRFVLWQGKMGAVVIRDEKQESKVRAAPQILVKKRNMISVSPPSVPAAVVDEEVAVRRELAIRRVLEDEGGDGSYVRDYSLFTTKRGDTLFTQSWSPLSLNHRGLVVLLHGLNEHSGRYNDFAKQLNANGFKVYGIDWIGHGGSDGLHAYVPSLDYAVDDLKSFLDKVLTENPGLPCFCIGHSTGGAIILKAMLDPKIESRVSGIALTSPAVGVQPSHPIFTVLAPIVAFLLPRYQLSAANKEGVQVSRDPQALITKYSDPLVFTGSIRVRTGYEILRIASHLQQNLNKVKVPFLVMHGTADTVTDPNASKRLYEEASSSDKSMKLFEGLLHDLLFEPEREVIAGVILDWLNQRV, from the exons ATGGCGGTGGAAACAATGTCCATGGGAACAGATCATTCATCAGCGTTGATTCTAACGTCGGGAGCAAGCGGTCGGGTTAGGGCTCTCTTCTCCATGAGAGAGCTCAAGCGCCTCTTTACCATCATCCACTCGCTCATTCTCTTCCTCCTCCTCCCGTTTCGCTTCGTCCTTTGGCAGGGGAAGATGGGAGCGGTGGTGATCAGAGACGAGAAACAGGAGAGCAAGGTGCGAGCCGCGCCGCAGATCTTGGTCAAGAAAAGGAACATGATCAGCGTCTCGCCTCCGTCGGTTCCAGCTGCGGTGGTTGATGAGGAGGTTGCCGTAAGAAGGGAGCTTGCGATAAGGCGAGTTTTGGAAGATGAAGGCGGGGATGGAAGCTACGTCAGAGATTATTCGCTTTTCACGACGAAGAGAGGCGACACGTTGTTTACTCAGTCATGGTCACCTCTTTCCCTTAATCACAG GGGACTTGTTGTTCTGCTACATGGCTTAAATGAGCATAG TGGAAGGTATAATGATTTTGCAAAGCAGCTAAATGCTAATGGGTTCAAGGTCTATGGAATCGATTGGATCG GTCATGGTGGAAGTGATGGACTTCATGCTTATGTTCCTTCCCTTGATTACGCTGTTGACGATTTG AAATCGTTTCTTGACAAGGTTCTCACAGAGAATCCAGGACTCCCCTGTTTCTGCATTGGACACTCAACAGGAGGAGCCATCATCCTCAAG GCTATGCTGGATCCAAAGATCGAGTCTCGAGTTTCAGGCATTGCATTGACTTCACCAGCTGTTGGAGTCCAACCATCTCATCCAATCTTCACA GTTCTTGCTCCAATCGTTGCGTTCTTGTTGCCAAGGTACCAACTCAGTGCAGCAAACAAGGAAGGAGTGCAGGTTTCTCGTGATCCACAAGCTCTTATCACCAAATACTCTGACCCTTTAGTATTCACCGGATCCATCCGGGTTAGAACCGGCTACGAGATCCTTAGAATCGCTTCTCATTTGCAGCAAAATTTAAACAAAGTGAAAGTTCCTTTTCTTGTGATGCACGGTACAGCAGATACCGTGACTGATCCTAATGCCTCTAAGAGGCTCTACGAGGAAGCTTCTTCGTCAGATAAATCAATGAAGCTCTTCGAGGGGTTGTTGCACGATCTCCTCTTCGAGCCTGAGCGAGAAGTCATCGCTGGAGTCATTTTAGATTGGTTAAACCAAAGGGTTTAA